A window of Clostridium sp. 'White wine YQ' contains these coding sequences:
- a CDS encoding ABC transporter ATP-binding protein: MNFLNVKDLSYKSRNNLILKNLSVEFSYGGFYSIIGPNGSGKTTFIKHLIRALRAQAGEILLEGENIDKYKAKEFAGRISYVPQIVSFDMDFSCYDTVMMGRNYLQKGFSSESLEDINKVNEAMKIAGIFDLKDRNIREISGGERSRVFLARALCQDAKCIILDEPLAHLDIKHQLSVMRLLREINEKENKIIIVVNHDINLALKFSKKLIVFHGGKIEGEYSPKEFLDTNLLNKVYGLNLKEENLNRNELLINFY; encoded by the coding sequence ATGAATTTTTTAAATGTTAAGGATTTAAGTTACAAGTCTAGGAATAATTTAATATTAAAAAATTTATCTGTAGAATTTTCATATGGAGGATTCTATTCAATAATAGGACCCAATGGAAGTGGAAAGACTACATTTATAAAGCATTTAATTAGAGCACTTAGAGCACAAGCGGGAGAAATATTACTTGAAGGTGAAAATATCGATAAATACAAAGCAAAAGAGTTCGCAGGAAGAATAAGCTATGTACCACAAATAGTTTCTTTTGATATGGATTTTAGTTGTTATGATACTGTAATGATGGGAAGAAATTACTTGCAAAAAGGTTTTTCCAGTGAAAGTTTAGAAGATATAAATAAAGTTAACGAAGCTATGAAGATTGCTGGTATATTTGATTTGAAAGATAGAAATATAAGAGAAATAAGTGGTGGTGAGAGAAGCAGGGTCTTTTTAGCAAGGGCTTTATGCCAGGATGCTAAGTGCATTATATTAGATGAACCGCTAGCACACCTTGATATAAAACATCAGTTATCAGTAATGAGATTACTAAGAGAAATAAATGAAAAAGAAAACAAAATAATTATTGTTGTTAATCATGATATAAATCTTGCTCTAAAGTTTTCCAAGAAGCTGATAGTTTTTCATGGAGGAAAGATAGAGGGAGAATATTCCCCAAAGGAATTTTTAGATACAAACTTATTAAATAAGGTATATGGATTAAATTTAAAAGAAGAAAATTTAAATAGAAATGAGCTATTAATAAACTTCTATTAG
- a CDS encoding FecCD family ABC transporter permease codes for MKHRKLFFIVLILLVILSVYSLTLGAADISFTKVLAIIKDTILGKYNGDIMSKIIVNIRGPRILMAMLTGIGLAVSGAAFQGIFKNSMGDPYVLGVSSGAALGAAVGLVFNLESSNYIYITLLAFIGAITTMLLVYNIAKVGGRIPTETLLLSGIAVNFLFSSLISLLMILKKEAMDKIIFWTLGSFNSSSYSQVLIVLPIVFIGGILIYSKYKDINILSLGEESAYSLGVQGENIKKFLVILSSLIVATLVSFSGIIGFVGLVIPHIVRIIVGSNNREVIPFSALFGGIFLVICDTIARTVIPPTELPVGAITALIGAPYFMYLLVQKKRG; via the coding sequence GTGAAGCATAGAAAGTTGTTTTTTATAGTTTTAATTTTATTAGTTATATTGTCAGTGTATTCTCTTACATTGGGAGCAGCAGATATTTCGTTTACTAAGGTACTAGCAATTATTAAAGATACCATACTAGGCAAATATAACGGAGATATAATGTCAAAAATTATAGTGAATATTAGGGGGCCACGAATACTTATGGCAATGCTAACAGGAATAGGATTGGCTGTTAGCGGAGCCGCTTTTCAAGGTATATTTAAAAACTCTATGGGGGATCCCTATGTTTTAGGCGTATCATCAGGTGCAGCATTAGGTGCAGCAGTTGGATTAGTTTTTAATCTAGAAAGCAGTAATTATATATACATAACACTCTTAGCTTTTATAGGAGCTATAACTACTATGTTACTTGTGTACAATATAGCTAAAGTAGGAGGAAGAATACCTACAGAAACACTACTATTATCAGGAATAGCAGTAAATTTTTTATTTAGTTCATTAATATCACTTCTTATGATTCTTAAAAAGGAAGCAATGGATAAAATAATATTTTGGACTTTGGGTAGTTTTAATAGCTCAAGTTATTCGCAAGTATTAATAGTTCTGCCAATAGTATTTATTGGGGGAATTTTAATATATTCGAAATATAAAGATATTAATATACTATCACTAGGCGAAGAGAGTGCCTATAGCTTGGGTGTTCAAGGGGAAAATATTAAGAAATTTCTAGTTATCTTATCATCATTAATAGTGGCAACTTTAGTTTCTTTTAGTGGAATAATTGGATTTGTAGGTTTGGTAATTCCACATATAGTTAGAATTATAGTAGGGAGTAATAATAGAGAAGTAATACCATTTTCTGCGTTGTTTGGCGGAATATTTTTAGTTATTTGCGATACAATAGCAAGAACTGTAATCCCTCCGACAGAACTTCCTGTAGGTGCCATTACAGCTCTAATAGGAGCGCCATACTTCATGTATTTATTAGTGCAAAAGAAAAGAGGTTAG
- a CDS encoding ABC transporter substrate-binding protein, with amino-acid sequence MRINKKVISVIITLISMFVLVSCSDKNEEKKDTAIKITDSYNREITLDKVPGRVISVSPGATETIFALGSEKVLVGRSNYCDYPEKAKEIESVGEITEPNIEKITELKPDLVIAGAHFSKELVNKLESLGINVAVLYGEDSFDGAYKNIQDISKILGKEKKGQEIIDGMKKKVADVEKKINGLQQPSVYYVVGFGKSDFTAGGDTFIGQIIAKAGGDNIAKDVNGWNYSKEKIIEKNPQVIVLSDKYNSKEGFTTGEGYKELNAVKEGKVYEIDDNMLSRQGPRQADGLEVLAKILHPEAFK; translated from the coding sequence ATGAGAATTAATAAGAAAGTAATATCAGTAATTATAACTTTAATATCAATGTTTGTATTAGTATCATGTTCAGATAAAAATGAAGAAAAAAAGGATACAGCTATAAAGATAACTGATTCATATAATAGGGAAATAACGTTAGATAAAGTTCCCGGGAGGGTTATATCAGTATCACCAGGAGCAACAGAAACTATATTTGCCCTTGGCTCTGAAAAAGTATTAGTGGGTAGATCAAATTATTGTGATTATCCAGAAAAGGCAAAAGAGATTGAATCAGTTGGGGAAATTACTGAGCCTAATATAGAAAAAATAACAGAATTAAAGCCAGATTTAGTAATAGCAGGGGCTCATTTTAGTAAGGAATTAGTAAATAAGCTTGAATCATTAGGAATTAATGTAGCAGTACTATATGGAGAAGATTCCTTTGATGGAGCTTATAAAAATATTCAAGATATTTCAAAGATATTAGGTAAAGAGAAAAAAGGACAAGAAATAATAGACGGGATGAAGAAAAAGGTAGCAGATGTAGAGAAGAAGATTAATGGATTGCAACAACCTAGTGTTTATTATGTTGTAGGGTTTGGAAAATCGGATTTTACAGCAGGAGGGGATACTTTTATAGGTCAAATCATAGCAAAAGCTGGTGGGGATAATATAGCAAAAGACGTAAATGGATGGAATTATTCAAAAGAAAAGATTATAGAGAAAAATCCACAAGTTATAGTTTTGTCAGATAAATATAATTCTAAAGAAGGTTTTACAACTGGAGAAGGATATAAGGAATTAAATGCTGTTAAAGAAGGAAAAGTATATGAGATAGATGATAATATGTTATCTAGACAGGGACCAAGACAGGCAGATGGATTAGAAGTATTAGCTAAAATACTTCACCCAGAAGCTTTTAAATAA
- the cbiB gene encoding adenosylcobinamide-phosphate synthase CbiB has protein sequence MDLFLSFLLDTAIGDPYSFPHPVKFIGKYIKTFEKFARSKNPSNKKLRYFWGPLLCISTILIVFLVTYGILKLAYNVNIYLFHLINILILWTTIAPKCLSDEGYKVYKPLKEEDISKARERISYLVSRDTKELDKEGICKATIETILENTSDGVIAPLFFAIIGGAPLAMAYKAVNTLDSMVGYKNEKYMDLGFFSAKVDDLFNLIPARISGILIVISSFFLRYDTKGAFHIFIRDRKNHKSPNSAHPEAAGAGALGIRLGGPTSYFGKKLEKPYIGDKKKELEAYDIIKSIKLLYTSTILIMVIYILLMIKLNNLI, from the coding sequence ATGGATTTATTTTTAAGTTTTTTACTAGATACTGCAATAGGAGATCCATACAGCTTTCCTCATCCAGTAAAATTTATTGGAAAATATATAAAAACATTTGAGAAGTTTGCAAGAAGTAAAAATCCTAGTAATAAGAAGTTAAGATATTTCTGGGGACCATTATTATGCATTTCAACAATTTTAATTGTGTTTTTGGTCACATATGGAATTTTAAAATTAGCTTATAATGTGAACATATATCTATTTCACTTAATTAACATTTTAATTTTATGGACTACAATTGCGCCTAAGTGTTTGAGTGATGAGGGATATAAGGTATATAAGCCATTGAAAGAGGAAGATATAAGTAAAGCAAGAGAAAGAATATCATATTTAGTTTCTAGAGATACAAAAGAATTAGATAAGGAAGGAATATGCAAAGCTACAATCGAGACAATACTTGAAAATACTTCGGATGGAGTAATTGCTCCATTATTCTTTGCAATTATAGGGGGGGCTCCCTTAGCTATGGCATATAAGGCTGTAAACACACTGGATTCTATGGTTGGTTATAAAAATGAAAAATATATGGACCTAGGATTTTTTTCAGCTAAAGTTGATGATTTATTTAACTTGATACCAGCTAGAATAAGTGGGATTTTAATTGTTATTTCATCATTTTTTCTTAGATATGACACTAAAGGAGCATTTCATATTTTTATTAGAGATAGAAAAAATCACAAAAGTCCAAACTCTGCTCATCCAGAGGCAGCTGGAGCAGGTGCATTAGGAATAAGGCTAGGTGGACCTACTAGTTATTTTGGGAAAAAACTAGAGAAACCATATATAGGAGATAAGAAAAAAGAACTAGAAGCATATGACATAATTAAATCAATTAAACTTCTTTACACCTCAACCATATTAATTATGGTCATATATATCTTACTTATGATAAAATTGAACAATTTAATTTAG
- a CDS encoding cobyric acid synthase, with the protein MKKAKSIMLQGTASTVGKSILCTALCRIFTEDNYDVFPFKAQNMSLNSGVTPDGHEMGRAQIMQAEACYKVPSSKMNPILLKPTSDRKSQVVLLGEVWNNLDAVDYFKKKKELKEKIQDVYGDISSRHEVIVIEGAGSPAEINLSDEFVNMGMAKIAESPVLLVGDIDKGGVFASLYGTIMLLPEEERKLIKGIIINKFRGSIELLEPGLKQIEDLTGVPVVGVIPHFKLDLEDEDSVTDFSKFNRDGELKIAVIKVPYMSNFTDFNSLALNTGVRVEFVELNQEIEKYHLIILPGSKSTIGDLKALKESGMDDKIIKERERGKFIFGICGGYQMLGKEVSDVSGVESNLSRETGLGLLPIYTEFQKDKNTVLSEGYENLSGNKVKGYEIHMGKTYLTETSDIKDFIKLTSTDGEDGVISQDEKVIGTYFHGIFDNGEFTLQLLNKIRKTFNIELQNKVFNYYDYKNTQYDELALIVRKSLDMEKIYKILNEGV; encoded by the coding sequence ATGAAAAAAGCAAAAAGTATAATGTTACAAGGAACTGCATCTACTGTTGGGAAAAGTATTTTGTGTACAGCACTATGCAGAATATTTACAGAAGATAATTATGATGTTTTCCCTTTCAAGGCGCAAAATATGTCTTTAAATTCTGGAGTTACACCTGATGGACATGAGATGGGAAGAGCACAAATAATGCAAGCTGAAGCATGTTATAAAGTTCCAAGTTCCAAAATGAATCCTATTTTGCTAAAGCCTACTTCTGACAGAAAATCTCAAGTGGTTTTATTGGGTGAAGTATGGAATAACTTAGATGCTGTTGATTATTTTAAAAAGAAAAAGGAATTAAAAGAAAAAATTCAGGATGTTTATGGAGATATTAGTTCTAGACATGAAGTTATAGTTATTGAAGGGGCAGGTAGTCCAGCAGAAATAAATCTTTCAGATGAATTTGTAAATATGGGTATGGCAAAAATTGCAGAAAGCCCAGTTTTATTAGTAGGAGATATAGATAAGGGTGGGGTTTTTGCATCCTTATATGGGACTATTATGCTATTGCCTGAAGAGGAGAGAAAATTAATTAAAGGGATTATAATAAATAAGTTTAGGGGTAGTATAGAACTTTTAGAACCTGGGCTTAAGCAGATAGAGGATCTTACGGGAGTACCGGTTGTAGGAGTAATTCCACATTTTAAGCTAGACTTGGAAGATGAAGATAGCGTCACAGATTTTAGTAAGTTTAATAGAGATGGTGAATTAAAGATTGCGGTAATAAAAGTACCGTATATGTCTAATTTCACAGATTTTAATTCATTAGCTTTAAATACTGGGGTTAGGGTTGAGTTTGTTGAATTAAATCAGGAAATAGAAAAATATCATTTAATAATACTTCCTGGAAGCAAAAGTACCATTGGAGATTTAAAGGCTCTTAAGGAAAGTGGTATGGATGACAAGATAATTAAAGAGAGAGAAAGAGGGAAGTTCATCTTTGGTATTTGTGGCGGATATCAAATGCTAGGAAAAGAAGTAAGTGATGTTTCTGGTGTAGAAAGCAATTTGTCGAGGGAAACCGGTTTAGGCTTACTTCCAATATACACAGAATTTCAGAAAGACAAGAACACTGTACTTTCGGAAGGATATGAAAACTTATCAGGAAATAAGGTTAAAGGATATGAGATTCATATGGGGAAAACATATTTAACTGAAACATCTGATATTAAAGATTTCATAAAATTAACTTCAACTGATGGTGAAGATGGAGTTATATCACAAGACGAGAAGGTGATAGGAACTTATTTTCACGGTATTTTTGATAATGGAGAATTTACATTACAATTGTTAAATAAAATTAGAAAAACATTTAATATAGAACTTCAAAACAAAGTATTTAACTATTATGATTATAAGAATACTCAATATGATGAACTAGCATTAATAGTTAGAAAATCTTTAGATATGGAGAAGATATATAAGATTTTAAATGAGGGGGTGTAA